The window CAATCAAAGGGGCTGTTATAGATGCGAATGACAATGCGGGCCGCTACTTGGAGTTGATGCGGGTGGATAAAAAGGCCGAGGGCGGCGAAATTCGTTTTGTGTTGATTGATGGCCTTGGTAAGGCGATAGTGCGTACCGCGCCAGACGCTCTGGTGCGTGAGGTCATCGATGCTTGCTGCGAATGAATGTCAGTCCTAGCTTCAATGCCCGTGGCGCTGAGGCGCATGCAACACTTCGCGCAAGGGCTGGGTCGTGACCGAGGGGGGCGAATTGCTGCCTTGTGCATGTGATCCAGTTCGTACCCGAGGGCGGCGCTATCCAGAGGCGCCTCCTCCCACGCGCTCCGAATACCAGCGTGACCGCGACCGGATCGTGCATTCCACTGCGTTTCGTCGGCTGGTCTACAAGACCCAGGTATTTCTCAACCACGAGGGGGATCTGTTTCGTACGCGGTTGACCCATTCGTTAGAAGTGGCACAGCTGGGGCGTTCTATTGCGCGTTCGTTGCAGATCAACGAAGACTTGGTCGAGGCCATCGCTTTGGCCCATGACCTTGGGCATACCCCGTTTGGACATGCTGGACAGGATGCCTTGAATGGTTGCATGGCCGGCTTTGGCGGCTTTGAGCACAACCTCCAAAGCCTGAGGGTCGTGGACCAGTTGGAAGAGCGCTATCCGGTGTACGACGGACTGAACCTCACGTTTGAAACTCGCGAAGGAATTCTCAAGCACTGCTCACGCGCGCACGCCAGGCAGTTGGAAGACCTGGAGCCTAACGGAGTTGGCGTGCGGTTCCTGCGCAACGAGCGGCCGAGCCTGGAGGCGCAGTTGTGCAATTTGGCCGACGAGATTGCGTACAACGCGCACGACATTGACGACGGTGTGCGTTCGGGGTTAATCACCCTTGCCCAATTGCAGGATGTTCCCTTGTTCGACGCGTACCGTTTGTCAGCCGAGGCGGAGCATCCCGCCCTGATCGAACCATCGATGCACCGCCGGCTGCTGTACGAGGCGATCCGGCGGATGCTGAGCGCGCAGGTGTATGACGTGATCGACGCCACCAAAGCGGCATTGCTTGCGCATGCGCCTACTCACTCAGATGAGGTGCGGCGACTCCCGGTCCTGGTGCGATTCAGCGACGACATGCGCGAACGCTCCAAGGTTCTGAAGCAGTTCCTCTTTCGGCACCTGTACCGACACCCCCGCGTGATGGAAACCACCGGTCATGCAAGAGACATCGTGCGCGAGTTGTTTGAGGCTTACACCACCGAGCCTCGAGAAATGAAACCAGCGTTCGCCGCGCAGGCGTTGGCGGGTGACGGGCAGGGGCGGGCTCGGGCCGTGGCTGACTTTATTGCCGGAATGACGGATCGCTTTGCTGTGCGAGAGCATGAGCGCCTCACGGGGCGGCGACTGCTGCAGGAGCAGTGAGAGGCCTCTAGGCGCTCACCGTGCAGCGCATTTTGACGGTTGGGGTGCCAGTTCGCGAGATCCGTGGAGCGAGCATCAAGGCAAATAGAGGAGGCATTCCTGCAACGGATTCCTTCATAACGGTGCTAGATTCATTCGTCGATGTAGATCGGTAGTCACTCAATGGCGCGCGCGCGGTGACCCGTCTTGTCGGCGTCTCATCGCGGTGTATCCGCTATTGTTCGATGGTCGGATGACGGGTCCCGATAAAATCCAAGCTTCCTCTTCAGCGCTCGCGCGCGCGCTCATGACATCCTCCGTTACGGCCGCCGACGCGGCGACTCTCCCTCATTCTGTTGACCCCTACATCTACGACACCGTTCGGTGGTTGGAGAGGGCGGTCATTGGGTTGAATCTTTGCCCTTTTGCGAAGGCAGTGCATGTCAAAGGGCAGATCCACTATGTGGTGACTTTGACTACGGCAACCCAGGATGTGCTGGACTTGCTGCGCGTAGAACTCGCAGCGCTCGCAAATATGCCGTCAGAGGTCCGGGACACCACCTTGCTGGTGATTCCGCACTGTTTGCAGGATTTTCTGGACTTCAATGATTTCCTGGGCGAGGCAGAGGAGGTGCTGTACGCCCTGGGGCTGGAAGGTACGCTCCAAGTAGCGAGCTTTCACCCGCAATTCCAGTTCGCGGGCACCGATATGGACGACGTGACCAATTGCACCAACCGCTCACCGTACCCTATGCTGCATCT of the Acidovorax sp. 107 genome contains:
- a CDS encoding DUF1415 domain-containing protein — translated: MTSSVTAADAATLPHSVDPYIYDTVRWLERAVIGLNLCPFAKAVHVKGQIHYVVTLTTATQDVLDLLRVELAALANMPSEVRDTTLLVIPHCLQDFLDFNDFLGEAEEVLYALGLEGTLQVASFHPQFQFAGTDMDDVTNCTNRSPYPMLHLLREASIDRAVAVFPEAEAIFERNMEVLEEMGMAGWQSLDVGPHAGEVDKAAVNIAGGSNEPAQGTVL
- a CDS encoding deoxyguanosinetriphosphate triphosphohydrolase: MTEGGELLPCACDPVRTRGRRYPEAPPPTRSEYQRDRDRIVHSTAFRRLVYKTQVFLNHEGDLFRTRLTHSLEVAQLGRSIARSLQINEDLVEAIALAHDLGHTPFGHAGQDALNGCMAGFGGFEHNLQSLRVVDQLEERYPVYDGLNLTFETREGILKHCSRAHARQLEDLEPNGVGVRFLRNERPSLEAQLCNLADEIAYNAHDIDDGVRSGLITLAQLQDVPLFDAYRLSAEAEHPALIEPSMHRRLLYEAIRRMLSAQVYDVIDATKAALLAHAPTHSDEVRRLPVLVRFSDDMRERSKVLKQFLFRHLYRHPRVMETTGHARDIVRELFEAYTTEPREMKPAFAAQALAGDGQGRARAVADFIAGMTDRFAVREHERLTGRRLLQEQ